One window of the Peptacetobacter hiranonis genome contains the following:
- a CDS encoding TIGR01906 family membrane protein, translated as MKKVFMNICSFLVTIAIISMAAVTALNFREIYYIDVYRLDIPEMSGYTEQEIIENYNYLIDYNTSFDDKEFKLPSMKFSREGKIHFEEVRNIFHSLYYIMGIGLLAFIAIIYEAFKGRTKPLKNVLKMLIILPVIVAIPMMVAFDKVFVLFHKIMFRNDYWIFDPVLDPVINILPEEFFYHEALLIVSLTVIMWIALLIAYRIFSDRVEKQS; from the coding sequence ATGAAAAAGGTATTTATGAATATATGCTCTTTTTTAGTTACTATAGCTATAATTTCTATGGCTGCTGTAACTGCATTGAATTTTAGAGAAATATATTATATTGATGTATATAGACTAGATATTCCGGAAATGTCTGGATATACTGAACAAGAAATAATTGAAAACTACAATTATTTAATAGACTATAATACTAGTTTTGATGATAAAGAATTTAAATTGCCAAGTATGAAATTCTCGAGAGAAGGTAAGATACATTTTGAAGAAGTTAGAAATATATTTCACTCATTATACTACATAATGGGAATCGGGTTGTTAGCATTTATAGCTATTATTTATGAAGCATTTAAGGGAAGAACAAAACCTCTTAAAAATGTACTAAAGATGTTAATAATTCTTCCAGTTATTGTTGCAATACCGATGATGGTGGCTTTTGACAAGGTATTTGTACTTTTCCATAAGATAATGTTTAGAAATGACTACTGGATATTTGACCCAGTACTTGATCCAGTAATAAATATACTTCCAGAAGAATTTTTCTATCACGAGGCATTACTTATCGTCAGTCTAACTGTGATTATGTGGATAGCATTGCTTATAGCATATAGAATTTTTTCAGATAGAGTGGAAAAACAGAGCTAA
- a CDS encoding cysteine-rich small domain-containing protein: MSENYKFFCHKNCEFFPCHKTDKPDEFNCLFCYCPLYALGKNCGGNFKYTEKGIKDCSNCMLPHNKKNFDYIMKKFSEISELARKK, from the coding sequence ATGAGCGAAAATTATAAGTTTTTCTGCCACAAGAATTGTGAATTTTTCCCATGCCACAAAACAGACAAACCTGATGAGTTTAACTGTCTTTTCTGCTACTGTCCACTTTATGCACTTGGAAAAAACTGCGGTGGAAATTTTAAATACACAGAAAAAGGAATAAAAGACTGTAGCAACTGTATGTTGCCACATAATAAAAAGAACTTTGATTATATAATGAAAAAATTTAGCGAAATATCTGAACTTGCTAGAAAGAAATAA